The DNA region TTTCCAATATTAACATCCTAAGCTATGTACATCAAAGCCCAACACCACTTCATCCCGGTTGACTAGAATCCaattcaaaccaaagccacaaaAATGAAGTCTAAATTTGTATCTCATCTTCTCCatttttatccaatttttttCAACTATTTATACACAATCAATCAACACCTTCCATATATTAAACTTTGACCAATTACGTAATCATTCATTTCTAAATACAATATCCTCCTCTCCTTTTCCTAATTTCTCTCAATATTATTTCATTATAAATATTTCCATCTTTCATTCTTCATTCTCATAGCAATTCATTGTTCATTCTTGTAATAACAACAGTTTTTCTCCACAGAGAAAAGCTGTAATTATTTTAAGAATTAACAAAataaaaactttaaaaaaaatgGCCCGTCAACTATTTTTTGTAGCCCTCATTTTTGTAGCCATGATCAGCATGGTTATGGCTGAAGTAGCCCCATCTGCATCACCTAAATCATCACCCTTATTAGAATCAGCACCAAAATCTTCACCAAAAGCAGCACCAACAATGTCATCAGCACCATCATCTTCTCCAAAAGCAtcacctttagctccatcacTTGCACCTTCAACTTCTGATAACGAACAAGATATTTCAGCTCCACCAGCACAAGCCAGTGATCCCATTGAGCTATACGCTCCTGGAGCTGCCCCTGCTAGTGATGACTTTGCTCCCGAGGCATCCGAGGCATCCCCGGCAGCTGACGAGGCCGTTAGTGGTGCCGCCGCTATTCGATTCTCTGTCGCTGCTTCCACCATCGCCCTTGTCAGCTTCTTTGCCATCTAATTGAGATAGCTATTTTTATAGTTGATGTTGCTGTTTTTGATGAGGTGTATTGAGATTTGTTTGTGTAGCAACTCAATATTATATAACACTACGTGTTTCGAGTGTATGATTCAATATTACTGATGATTAGGTTAAATCAGATATATAATGAGGAAAAAGTTGCAATAGCCATTTTATTATATTTGCACCATATTGTGATAGTTCTTTCAGATTTTTAAAAGATGTGGTTTTTGATTAACCAAGTTTTATTGATTTGGTTTAGTATTATAACCTAATCTCAATTTAAGATGTGAAGGAAGAAAGACAATTTTAGGTATGTGGATCAAAGTATGAATAAGATCCTTGAATGGAAAAAAAATCATGGTTCTTAAATTATTGGTATAATATAAAAGGAGTAATTGAAAGTTGTTTTAGCTATATCTACATAAATGTAACAGGTTGGTTTGAATTAATTTTTaaacataaacaaaatataaACCAATAAAAATATTCAGATTAATTTGGTTTGGGTTTTGTAATTTTTTCTTGCAAAATCAAATCAATAATAAATAGGCTTGTTTAGTTTGATTCAGCCAAGTTGAAAATTTAAAAAACAACTCTTTCCTTTAGAATGTGGATTTTATGTTATTATTACCATTAACATtttgagaaaaaataaaaaaatataataactACAAAATATACAAATACAACATATACTTTTTACGATAATAAAGAAATAATAATACAATAATTATTATTTAGTTCAAAGTAATTAGTTAAATGAAACTAATATATCTTTTTATCAAAAAGaacataaaaaatataataaCTACAAAATATACAAATGCAACATATATTTTTTACATAATACAATATTATTATTTAGTTCAAATTTCAAGTAATTAGTTAAATGAAACTAAAATATTTTTATCAAAAGAAcataaaaaagaagaaaaatataGAGAACTAAGCCTCTTGAGATTTAGATTCTCATATAGTTCTCTACACGAATATTTAATATTAGAGAACACTTTCAATTTCTTCCAACTTAGTAAGTCAACTAACACTAGCATTTAGTTAGATGGAAGTTTAATTATTATGTAGTAATTGAATTATGCACTGAGATATTTTATCGGACTCTAATAAGGGATAGTTTAGGTAAAAGAAAGGAAGACTAACAAAAGGGCTAGAAGTGAGGCACCTAGTGAAGCCACCAACCGTCTAAAAATGGGCCAAGACGTTGCTCATATCTTAGTAGCCGCCCACTCGGTTGGACTTAGTTCATCCAAACTCTTTCCCACTTGCCTAGTAAACATGGGAGATGATGTGTCCCGTTATATCAGATTGTAGGAATGGGTCAAATGAGGAATGACTCCTCCCTCCCCATGATCTAGTAGTGGGAGGAAATAAGTTCCTTCAACCCAGACCCAAGAGACCTATATAAACACTCTTCCCCTCAAGGGAAGAAAGAACAGATTCTCAAGTCATACATATTTACTACTACTAAGAGAGCATTACGCTCCTAGTAGCCTTAACACACCATCAGCCTAACCGTCCGCCTGCAACCCAACTGTGCGGGCCACCAACAAGACATTTCATATCATGTGAGTTGGTCCCTTAAATACCCTCGAAAATTATCATATGGAACTTCTCGCCACCGTGAGCAAAGCCTCACTACCAAAATTGTAATACACCTACAAAAACCTCAGAGTCTCTCTGCCATTGTAAAGGGAACACACATCTTTTACTTTTTGACAAGTGCAAATTAAATTGGTGTAATATATTAATCTAAGTTTCAATTCATGGAGACAAAATTAATTCATATTTATgcattaatataaataaattgTTTAGATTTATAAACCAACAATTGAAAAAAATAACACCAGCTAGCTTCCTCCTGGTATAAGGATAAGTAGCATAATTACCTTAATGAATTAACTTTAATTTGTATGAGAGTTGGATTTTTAAATCACGTTTTTAAAATCACGCTCTAAGAAATATCAACACCATGAAAAATGGCTTAAATCTAGATATTAATGTTGTGAAACCACAACTTTTTACAAATATGTGATTCAACTTTTATAAATGAAATTGATACCTGAATCAATAAAGGCCGGGTTTGGTTACTTTTAAATTCGAACATTAAAATTGAATCAGGTTAATTCATATAGACTAGATTTTTGGGTCATTAATTTAATCTTTAGACTTTTAATTTAAGTCTTTTGAATTTGGGGTCTAAAAGTTAAAATTTTAGGGTATGCAATATGCAAAAATTATAATTATATGTGCATTTTTTAAGAGTTTGGATGCACATATGTTGGTTTAGTGATGCAAAAGATACAATTGACAGTACTTGTAGATTAACCACCTTGTTCTCTTAATATTTCCTCGATACTCTTTTTATttaaataagtgatttttgtTGGGGATGTTTCTCACTAGagagcattgaacattgtgagacttcttctttgtggagcaacacctttgtgagtGACACGCCACATATTCATcaaaaatcttaaggtgataggtgaatgggttctctcacttataaatgttcaagtctccatatttccaaccaatatgagactattatccacactcctcacacttgatacattctcaacaatTTTCACATCACTCAAACTATTATTTCATTTTTACCATCGTTTGAATGTGATGTTATATTTGTTAGTTGTCTAGTTGTAGAAATATTTGAGTTTTCAACTTGTTGTGTTTGTTTACTTCAAATTATGATATCAATTCCGACAATTATAGATATTATCAATGAATTATAATATCAGTGTTACATATTTATAGACATGATTATCCCGATCACTTTTAATTTGTCACATACTTTTATACTTTCATTTAGGTGATGTgagtttattattattattatttttttttataagcAAAATTAATTATTATAGTATAAGGGGTACTCTAACTCAATACCATTGAGTTCAACATATTTTTAGACCGTCTAAATAAATTACTACAACCACTTTATTTAAGGAATATTACATGCCATACACATTTTAACATTGGTCAGAACTCCTTTTATTTCACATATCTTCTTTAAATAGAATATTATTCCTCTTGAGCCAAATGCGCCAACGTTTTGCAAGCCATATCATATTCTCCTTGTTTTTTTTCGCTTTACCTTTTATTTCTTTCAAAAAATGATTGAAGTGCACCATCCCACATTTTCCTTAAGCTCGATGATGTCTAACCATTCTGCTACTCGAGTCCAAATTTGGACAGTAATCGAGCACCAGAATAGTAGTTGAGGAAGACTTTTATCCTCCTTAAAACAGAAAATACACACCTTGTCATGCCCAGTGTGAATTAATCATCTTTTCACAAGCTCTTATAGCGTTGATAGTCTTTTTAAAAGTTGTCTCTATCTGAATAATTGTATTTTGGATGATACTTTTGTTCTCCATAGTCTTTCTAACACCTTTATTGTTCCTTCTTCCAATCCGCTTTCTTCGATTAAATTAACTATTGATTTGTAGAATGACTTTACTGCAAACCCTCGTACACAGTATGAGATCCACAAAAAATCTTCCCTACAATTCATTCTAGGAGCAATTTCTAATGTCATCATCATTAACTCCTCCCACTACTCTGCAATCTCCACTACTATGTTAGATTTTAGATATTTAAAGGTTTCATTCCCATACATCTTTTTGCCAACTTCccattttttttcaaatttcATGTTTGTTTTATTTGACTTAATGAACAAATCATGGTATACTTTCATCAACTGTTGAGCGCCTAAccatttatttttccaaaatgCTGCATTGCTTCCTTCTCCTAACCTCCATGAAATTCTATTTAAAACCACTATATTTCCATCATTGAATTGCTGCCAATTGATTAAAGATCCATTTACCATAGTGACTCCTTCCTACTCCCCATTTTTTATTCTTTGATAAGCATTTTCAGCTTTAGATCCTCATACTTATGCTTGAGAATCCCAACCCATATTTGTTGATGTTCCATTAAAGTTCTCCATTTACACTTGCTCAACAAAGCTTTATTGAATTCTTCAATGTTTTTTACACCTAAGCCTCCCTCCTTTTTTAATTTACAAACATTGAGCCATTTCACCCACGAAATTCCTTTATTCTGCTCAATGCCTCCACATAATTTTTTTGTATTTTAGTGATTTCATTCAATACCTTAACAGGTGCTTTGAAAAAAAGGAAATATCTTAGGATGTTATTAAGTATTGAATTCAATAACACTACTCTTCCACCTATTGACAAATAAGTCCTTATTCATGATGATAGTTTCCTTCTTAAATTGTCCATAGTTGACCTCCATGTAGAGCTTCTCCTAGGATTCGGACGAACATGTAATGGCAAGGAACTTGAAGGGAATTAAGTCCAAACCGCATGACATAAAGTTCGAAGCTGCCACCATAAAACTTTCTTTCACATTTATACCAAAAATCTTACTTTTGAAGAAATTTACACACAATTCGGATACCAATTCAAATCATCTCATTATTAATTTAATGATCCAAATATTTTGCCAAGATCATTACCCTACAATGATGGAGTCTTATGCTAACTGGAGAGTTTGATAGTCGACATGATCATTCACATGAAAACCCTGAAATTCTCCTATGCTAACCACTTTACTTACAAGTCTCTATAGACACTTAGCTCCTATTGAAAATAAGAAGGAGATAGTGGACCCCCTGCCTTAATCTAGGACCTACTATAAAATCATTGGTTGGACTATCATTGACCAAGATAGACATATTGCTAGTGAAATGCAAGCCTCTATCCATAACAACCATTTTTAACCAAAACATAACCTTTTCAACATGTATCTTAAATAGTTCCAACAAACACGTTCGTAGGCTTTTTCAAAGTCTACCTTTAGAATCAAACATTCTCTCTTGACTATGTCTATCACTGCTACAAAAAATACTTACTATTCACAACGGTTGGAGCAGAGATTTAACCATGGGTGATAGTCCGTGATAACCAAGGGTGTGATAGTAAGTTAGTTACTTACCACCACATACTATATGTCATGTTTATAAACTGAATAACATGCTACTATTCACCATGATTAGAATATCCAACCATAGTGAAAAATGGAGAGGTCATGGGTTCGATACCCTACAATGCCATTTTTGGCGTTTTTTAATTTGCATAGCGCGCTGCATATCACCATGGTTGAAAGATCCAATGGTGATgaaatattttgtttttttaatatattttttttttattttacaaAAATCTCATTACTATAACATTTATTTTTGTGAATTAGAACAAATTAAAAACAACTAATAATACATTTGTGAAGCAAAACCAAATTGAAAACTATTATGAACCAAAAATATGTATTACATCAAAAGCAAAGTGGCACCAAAACATCATACATTTTAAACATTACACCAAACAAGAAAACAATCAACATGCGAAATTATTGTGCACTAGATTCATTATTTTTAAAGAAGCAAGATGCAAAACATGGCCAAATGTATTTTGGT from Lathyrus oleraceus cultivar Zhongwan6 chromosome 1, CAAS_Psat_ZW6_1.0, whole genome shotgun sequence includes:
- the LOC127115551 gene encoding classical arabinogalactan protein 6; the encoded protein is MARQLFFVALIFVAMISMVMAEVAPSASPKSSPLLESAPKSSPKAAPTMSSAPSSSPKASPLAPSLAPSTSDNEQDISAPPAQASDPIELYAPGAAPASDDFAPEASEASPAADEAVSGAAAIRFSVAASTIALVSFFAI